The following DNA comes from Streptomyces pristinaespiralis.
CGCGCCGTCTCCTCCGGAGACATGACGCGCCGTCACTACGTGACGGAGCGTCACCCGTCGCTCCGCGACGAATATGTAACGCCGCTCCGCGGCGTTACCGCTGGCTACCAGGATAGGCGCCGGCCTTCGCTGGCCCCGTTACATAATCGAGAGTCGCGGCATCCTTGGCTTTGGATGCTCTCAAACGCTTTTTAACTGCGATTTTGTCTCCTGGTGCGCTTGATTGCTGGCAATGAGGTGGGGTGACCTGCGTTGAAAGGGCCCGCCAAGCAGCCTCTTCTGTACCTGATGTGTACCCATTATGTAACGCACTCAGCGCCGTTACATAATTTATGTAACGGATACTCTCCGTGCTACAGACGGTGGTCTGGACCTCTTGAACATTTCGATGCATGGAAAGCCCGAGAGAGCGTCGCACATTTCTGATGCATTCACTCGCCTTACATTATCTGGTTTCTGGTGGAGTGTTGGTTATTCTGTACTGATTCTCTCTCGATGGTGTTCTCCAAAGGGGCGAATCGTTATGTCTCGAAGCGGAATATCAGGATCTAATTCGGTGCTCGCATTTCTTGTGCTCGGGTTTCTTTGGTGTTGGCTCTCGGTGGTGGTCAGCGTGAGAATGACATGGCTTTTCGCCGCTCCTGGCAACAACGGGTGAGCACTACCCGTCAATGTCAACAACCAAGCCACCTCACCTGCACCACTGACGCTCAGATGACGAAGTACAACTGACACTCCCCCGCAGACCAGCACGGTGCTCATGCCTGGTCAGGGAGAGGGCGGTCATCCCTCATGCCTTCCGTTCGGGCGGTTGCCTGGGTCTGGTCTCGATGATCTCCATGTCGGTGCAGCCCGGCATCCTCAAGTGCTTTTCGGCGGACGGCCTGTCGCGGGCCACGACACACGCGTGCGGCTTGCAGCCTCGACACATACCGGTGGCTTTGCGCAACTCGGTCTCCAGCTCGCGGCCCAGCGCCCCGCCAGGACAGTGTTGTGGCGACAGCACCGTTCCGGACGTCCGGCGACACCTCCTGGGCGGCCGGGACGACGGCCCGCTCCAGCGGACTCAGGATGCTCGCCGTCCGGGAAGGCTGGCCCCGTTTGCGCGGCATGCCGGGCAGGCTCATGCCGTCGACGACCGCGACTCCTCGGACAGCACCTCCACCGCGGCGTAGCATGGCTCGCGCAGCCGCAGCGGGGCACTGACCTCCGGCTGCGCGTTGCCCTGCAGGTACGGGGTGCGGATGATGCGCATTTCCAGGCCTGGCTCAGCCTTGTTGGCGCAGCTGCACCAGACGGGAACCGCGTGGTAGATCCGGCACTCGCACTCGTCCGGCGCCTGCCGGGTCCAGAAGAAGATGAACCGCTGCCGCTGATACAGCACGGGGAACTGAGGCCTGTCCATGTAGGCAACGTAAGCCCGGTCGAGCACGAACACACCGGCCGCCGTCCGGGCGGGAAATGCACACGAACTCCGCGGTGCGCGGCCCCACTTGGTGGTGGTCGGCATTACTGGCTCTAACAAAAGTGAGTTGATCATGTGACTGTCGGCTTGATCGCTCGTTGATGTGGGCATGGGGAAGCGTCAGTCGCGGCCGTGGATCGTGTCGGACGAACTGTGGTCGCTCATCGAACCGTTGCTGCCCGAGCAGCCGCCGAAGCAAGTCGAGGGACGGCCGCGAGTGCCCGACCGGCAGGCCCTGTGCGGCATTCTGTTCGTCCTGCACACCGGCATCCAGTGGGAGTACCTGCCCCAGGAGCTGGGCTTCGGCTCGGGCATGACCTGCTGGCGGCGCCTTGCGGCCTGGAACGAGGCCGGCGTGTGGGACCAGCTGCACCAGCTGCTGCTGAACAAGCTGCGATCGAAGAACCAGCTGGACTGGTCGCGGGCGGTGATCCATTCCTCCCACGTCCGGGCCGCACGCAGGGGCCCAAAAGCGGCCCCAGCCCGGTCGACCGCGCACGCCCGGGCAGCAAGCACCACATCATCACCGAAGGCCAGGGGATCCCGCTCGCGGTGTCGTTGACCGGCGGAAACCGCAACGACGTCACCCAGCTGCTGCCGCTGTTGGACAAGATCCCGGCAGTGGCCGGAGTCGTGGGCCAGCCGCGCAGGCGGCCCGACATGCTCTTCGCCGACCGCGGCTACGACCACGACAAGTACCGCCGGCTCCTGCGCGAGCGCGGCATCCGTCCCGCAATCGCCGAACGGGGCCAGCCACACGGCACCGGCCTGGGCACCTTCCGGTGGGTCGTCGAGCGGACGATCTCCTGGCTGCACGGCTTCCGCCGCCTGCGCATCCGCTGGGAACGACGCGACGACATCCACGAAGCCTTCCTTGGCATCGCCGTCTGCCTGATCACCCACCGCCACGTCCAGAGGCTTTGTTAGTGCCAGTTAGAGTGGCATGGCTCTTCGTCGCTCATGCCTGCAACGGGTGAGCACCACCAGTCGGTACCGACGAGGTCACCGCACCTGCGCCGCTGGCTCCCAGACGGCGAGGCCCAAAACTGGCGCTTCCCCGCAGATCGTCAGTGGTCGTGTCAGGCGCCGATGCCGATGTAGGAGACGTAGGTGTAGGCGCCCCAGTCGGAGTCAAGTTCGGCGATGACATCGTCCCAGAGGTCTTCCATGGTGGCCAGGTCGCTGGCGACGAGGGCGTCGACGGCGTCGTCCCAGATGTAGCGGACCTGCCGGTGCTGGATCCTCAGGTTGTCGCGGCGGCGTGGCTCGTCGACGGCTGTCTGATTGACGGGGTGGATTTCGATGCGGGTGCCGCGGCCGCCTCGGTTGAGGTGCTGCTTGAGGGCGCCGGGGTTGGTGAGCACGTTGTGGGCTCGTAGGTTCCAGTAGGCGGTGTCGATCGCTTCGAGGTTGGCTGGGCGGGGGCGCTGGGTGCCGCGGGTCCAGGCTCGGATCGTTGTGGGGGTGGCGTGGATGCCGGCGTCGGCCAGGGCTTGGGGGCCGCCTTTGGTGGTGGTGAGGTAGCGCATGCGGGCTTTCAGGCCGCGGCGGGTGTCGACTGGGGATTTGATTCCGCCGTCGATGATCATGCGTTCGAGGGCGTCTTCGAGGGCGCGGGCGAGGGCGATTTTTCCGTGGACGTTTCCGGGGTCGCGGTCTGCGCCGTAGTTGCCGAAGTTTTTCCATCCGTCGGTCGACATCTATCGGGCGCTCTTCCTCGGCAGGGTGTATTGGTCTTTTTGTTTCATCTGGGTGGTGAGGCGGCCTTCGGTGAATACGGTGCGCCAGTCGCCGGTGACGTGGAGTTCGTCGGTGCCGCGGACGCGGACGACGGTCAGGCCGTTGCTGTGGGCGCGGTGGGATTTGTACCAGAGGTTGGCGAATGCCTGGGAGCGGATGATGTGCATCCAGTCGGGTCGGCGGATGTCGCGGTTGACGCTTGATTCTCCGATGGTTGAGGTGAATTTCGAGTACATGGCTTTGATGTATTCGACGGTGACCGTGTCGTCGGTTTCGAGGGCGTTGGTGCGGGCCTCGGTCAGGACGCGGCGGAATTTTTCCAGGAGGCCTTCGCTGGTGCCGGAGGTCCAGCATTCGGTGATGTGTGGGGCCTCGCACAGTCCGAGGCGGGCGCAGCGGATGAGGAGGCGGATGGTGGCGTCGTCGAGGAGGACGGGGCCGTCTTCGCGGCGGTTGCCGATGGGGTCGGGCAGGTCGGGGTGGTGCCAGGTGGGACGGGTGGGGAGGCGGTAGATGCCGGAGCGTTTGGGGTCGAAGCCGCCGTGGGGGTCGTGGATGAGGGCGCCGATGGGCAGGTGGGTCTTGAAGGCGGACAGGAAGCTGGCGTTGGTGTCGAGGGCGTTGACGGTGATCGGGGGGTGGGTGCCGTTTTTGAGTTCTTCCGTGAGGTGGGTGTTGGTCCAGTTGTGGCGGCCTTCCCAGATTTCGTCGGCGCCGTCCTTGGTTTTCTTCCGGAGGAATTCGAGGGTTTCCGGGTAGACGGTGTGTTCGTAATTTCCGCCGACGCGGGTCGCTTCGAACAGAGCCATTGCGTTCGGTACGGCCTTTTTCACCAGGGCTTCGGTCGCGGCGGTGAGGTCGCCGTCGCAGTCATGGAGGGCTTCGTCGACGGCGCGGGTGATCATGCCGGTGAAGTAGCTGTAGTCCCGGTTTGCGTAGCCGCCTTGGGGCGAGGGTGAGGCGGTGGTGCGGCGGGGTGATGGCCTGCGTGGGGCGGCGGTGTGGGCCGTCGGGGCGGGCTGGGTGGCCATGGGGTCCGGGGATGGGCTGGTGGGGGCTTGGAGAGGCGTCTGCGGGGTCGGTGCGGGGTCTTGCGGGGGCGTAGTCGGGGGCGTTTGGGGTGTTGAAGTGAGGGTGACGGGACTGGCGTAGGGGTCGGTGATGCGGGCGTGGGCGAGGTCGGCGTGGAGGGTGAGGGTGGCCTGCGGGCCGAGGTCGCGCTCGGTGACGGTGGCGTGGATCTGGTCGGCGTCGCGGGTCAGAGTGACGGTGATGTCGAGGCTGAGCGCGGCGATCACCTGGGGGTCGTCGGTGTCGACGGCAGCGAGGACCGGGAATTCGTGCGTGCGGGCCAGGTGGACGAGTGCCTGGGCGGCGTCGGTGATCTGGGCCGGGCCGGACAGCGGCAGCCGGGGGTCCTCGGTGGTCTGCAGGCGGTCGACCACGACAAGGGCCAGGCCCGGCAGGTCCGGGACGCTTTCGGTGATCGCGTCGGTGGTCAGGTCGGTGCCGTCGTCGATGTAGAGCGGGGCTTGGGCCAGGTGGTGGTGGAGGGCTGCGGTGTCGTCCTGTTCGGTGGGGGTGAGGCGGCCGGCTCGCAGGCGGCGGTAGTCGACGGGCAGGTGCGCGGCGACGATGCGTGCGGCGATGTCGGCGCGGGTGAGTCCGGAGGCGGCGTACAGGACGGGCTGGTGCTGGTCGAGGGCGCTGGTGCGGGCGGCGGTGGTGGCGATCAGGCTGGATCCGGCGCCCGGGGCGGCGGCGACGAGGTAGAAGCGGCCGGGCTGGAGTCCGCCGAGGACGTCGTCCAGGGCGCGGATGCCGGTCGACAGGCCCATCAGAGGCGTGGGCGTGGTGGTTTCACCGGTGGGGGCGGTGGTCGGGAGGACGGTGTCGAGGGCTTGGGCGAGTGCGGCCAGGCGTCGCGGGGTGCGCGGCGCAGCGATGGCTGGTGGGCCGCCGGCCGGGAGGGCGGGCTCGTGGCCGGTGCCGGGCATCGCGGGAGCGGGGGCCGGCGGGCTCGGCTCGGGCGGGGTCGAGGGGGGTTTGGGGAGGGCGGTCGGCGGTGTGACCGGGTGCTGGAGTACGGGATCGGCGGGGGTTGGAGCGGTAGCGGCCGGCGAGCCGGTGGGGGCGGTCGATGGGGCTGGGGTGGTGCCGGGTGAGGCGGGGGGCGTATGGGCAGGTGCAGGCGTGTCGTGGGCTGTCGGCGCCGGTTCCGGATGCGGTGCCGAGGACGTGGTGGGGGCAATGGCCGCTTTGGCAGGGGTAGTTGTCGGCGCGGGTGTGAGGTCTTTGGCGGCCTCGACTTCGGCTGCTGTGGTCGGGAGGGGGTTTTGGACTGCTTGCTGGCCCTCAGGGGGTGTTGCGGCGGAGTCTGGGGCTGCCGTTGCAGTCGGAGCCACGGTGTCGGGTGCGGGCTCGGCTTGAAGTGCGGGCGGCACGGGAGTGCCGTCCGCGGCTGCGGCGAGCAGGACGGCGACGGGGGTCTTGTGGCGGCGCAGTACCTGGGGGTGGCCCTCGGCGCTGTACTGGATCAGGTCTCCGAGCTTTTTGCGGGCGTCCGCGAAGCTGTGGGTCGGGGCTTGGGTGAGGTTCCAGCCCAGCTTGGCTGCGTGGGCGGGGGTGGTGAGCAGTGCGTGGTGCGGGCCGCGCGTCAGGGGCGTGGGTTGCCCTTGGACGGCTGCGTCGATCAACTGTTTGAGTGCGTTGCGGGCCCCGTGCAGCGTCGCCGGGCGGGTGCGCGCCATGGCGTGTGGTGTTTCCGCGTCAGGGGCGGTGGAGGTTGTTCCCGGGTCCTCCACCATGCCTTCAACTGGCTCGGGAGTGTTCTCGCCGTGTCGGCGGCCGGCGTCTTCGGGGTAGCTCAGGGGCCAGTGGCCCGCCCAGCGCGGAGCGGGGTCGGACGGTTCCGTCGAGGCTGCGGGCGGAGCAGCGGGGGCGGAGTTGTCCGGCATGGCAGCGCCGGAAGACGCCTCACTGGCAGTGCGGGATGAATGCGAGGAGGACATTCCGGGACTCCAAGAACAGACGCGGCAAGGGTTGCGAGGGGCAGGTCGGGCAGTCGGCTCGGGAGCGGCCGCCAGCGGCTGCGGAACGACCGGACGCCAAAAAATGTAACGCTGCTGCCCAGTCTAGCTGACGGTACATAATATTCACTGGAATTATGTACCGCCGGGGTGGGAGTCGCGGGTGATCACGGAACTGGTCCTGCTCAGGAGGATGGGTGGCGATGGGCGGAAACGGTAAGCCGGCTGTCCGGCGTGATCGGCAACCTGCCCTGTTGGGGTGGCGCGCTCTACCAAAGCCTTCAACTGGGTTCGGAGGCGGCCTGCTCAGCGGCCCGCGCTTGTCTCTGTGCCTCGTCCTCCGGCTCGTCGTAGTCCTCGTACAGCCAGTCGTCCGAGGCCTGCTGCTGGAACGCCCTCTCGCGCATCCGCTCCTCGTAGTCCTCGTACGTCTCGTCCGGATAAATCTGGCCGGTGCGTCGCTTGATCTCCTCGTCGCGCTCGCGGCGTTCGAGGTACTCCTGCACGGCCGGGTCGGCGTCCGCGCACGCATACCCTCTGCCTCGCCGGGTCGGCTCGGGCGGTCGCCGGCGGTCCTCGATGCGGTCGAGGACCGCGTGCCACTGGGCGGCGTCCACGACGCTCACGTCGAAGGCTTTCAGGAGTGCGGACAGCTGCTCTCGGCTGGGCAGGACCTTCCCGTTGAGGATCAGGTGGGCTGTCGAACGCGGTACACGGTGCCCGTCGGCTTTGGTCGCCTTTTCGATGGCACTGTAAGAGGGCCGGCCGGCTCTCAGGCGCAGTCGCGTC
Coding sequences within:
- a CDS encoding DUF6372 family protein — its product is MDRPQFPVLYQRQRFIFFWTRQAPDECECRIYHAVPVWCSCANKAEPGLEMRIIRTPYLQGNAQPEVSAPLRLREPCYAAVEVLSEESRSSTA
- a CDS encoding IS5 family transposase (programmed frameshift); translation: MGKRQSRPWIVSDELWSLIEPLLPEQPPKQVEGRPRVPDRQALCGILFVLHTGIQWEYLPQELGFGSGMTCWRRLAAWNEAGVWDQLHQLLLNKLRSKNQLDWSRAVIHSSHVRAARKGPKSGPSPVDRARPGSKHHIITEGQGIPLAVSLTGGNRNDVTQLLPLLDKIPAVAGVVGQPRRRPDMLFADRGYDHDKYRRLLRERGIRPAIAERGQPHGTGLGTFRWVVERTISWLHGFRRLRIRWERRDDIHEAFLGIAVCLITHRHVQRLC
- a CDS encoding DnaB-like helicase C-terminal domain-containing protein, with product MPGTGHEPALPAGGPPAIAAPRTPRRLAALAQALDTVLPTTAPTGETTTPTPLMGLSTGIRALDDVLGGLQPGRFYLVAAAPGAGSSLIATTAARTSALDQHQPVLYAASGLTRADIAARIVAAHLPVDYRRLRAGRLTPTEQDDTAALHHHLAQAPLYIDDGTDLTTDAITESVPDLPGLALVVVDRLQTTEDPRLPLSGPAQITDAAQALVHLARTHEFPVLAAVDTDDPQVIAALSLDITVTLTRDADQIHATVTERDLGPQATLTLHADLAHARITDPYASPVTLTSTPQTPPTTPPQDPAPTPQTPLQAPTSPSPDPMATQPAPTAHTAAPRRPSPRRTTASPSPQGGYANRDYSYFTGMITRAVDEALHDCDGDLTAATEALVKKAVPNAMALFEATRVGGNYEHTVYPETLEFLRKKTKDGADEIWEGRHNWTNTHLTEELKNGTHPPITVNALDTNASFLSAFKTHLPIGALIHDPHGGFDPKRSGIYRLPTRPTWHHPDLPDPIGNRREDGPVLLDDATIRLLIRCARLGLCEAPHITECWTSGTSEGLLEKFRRVLTEARTNALETDDTVTVEYIKAMYSKFTSTIGESSVNRDIRRPDWMHIIRSQAFANLWYKSHRAHSNGLTVVRVRGTDELHVTGDWRTVFTEGRLTTQMKQKDQYTLPRKSAR